The genomic DNA GCGGAGAGAAGCGCGTCGAGGCGCAGCACAAGCGCGGTAAGCTGACGGCGCGCGAGCGGATCGAACTCCTCCTCGACCACGGGTCGTTCGAAGAGTTCGACATGTTCGTGCAGCATCGCTCCACCGATTTCGGCATGGAGAAGCAGAAGATCCCGGGTGACGGCGTCGTCACCGGCTGGGGCACGATCAACGGCCGCACGGTCTTCCTCTTCTCGAAGGACTTCACGGTGTTCGGCGGCTCCCTCTCGGAGGCGCATGCCCAGAAGATCGTGAAGGTGCAGGACATGGCGCTGAAGATGCGCGCCCCGATCATCGGCATCTTCGATGCCGGCGGCGCGCGCATCCAGGAAGGCGTCGCGGCGCTCGGCGGCTACGGCGAGGTGTTCCGCCGCAACGTCATGGCCTCGGGCGTCATCCCGCAGATCTCGGTGATCATGGGGCCGTGCGCGGGCGGCGACGTCTACTCGCCGGCCATGACCGACTTCATCTTCATGGTCCGCGACACGAGCTACATGTTCGTGACCGGCCCCGACGTGGTGAAGACCGTCACCAACGAGGTCGTGACCGCCGAGGAACTCGGCGGTGCCAAGGTTCACACGACCAAGTCGTCGATCGCGGACGGTTCCTTCGAGAACGACGTCGAGGCGATCCTGCAGATCCGTCGCCTCCTCGACTTCCTGCCGGCCAACAACATCGACGGCGTGCCGGAGCTGGAGAGCTTCGACGACGTCAGCCGGATCGACGCGTCCCTCGACACGCTGATCCCGGACAACCCGAACAAGCCCTACGACATGGGCGAGCTGATCCGCCGCGTCGTGGACGAGGGTGACTTTTTCGAGATCCAGTCCGCCTACGCGCGCAACATCATCACCGGGTTCGGCCGGATCGAGGGCCGCACGGTCGGCTTCGTGGCCAACCAGCCGCTGGTGCTCGCGGGCGTGCTCGATTCGGACGCCTCGCGGAAGGCCGCGCGCTTCGTGCGCTACTGCGACGCCTTCGGCATCCCGATCGTCACCTTCGTGGACGTGCCGGGCTTCCTGCCGGGCACGGCGCAGGAGTACGGCGGCCTCATCAAGCACGGCGCCAAGCTGCTCTTCGCCTACTCGCAGGCGACGGTGCCGCTGGTCACCATCATCACCCGCAAGGCCTTCGGCGGCGCCTACGACGTCATGGCGTCGAAGCACGTCGGCGCGGACGTGAACTACGCGTGGCCGACGGCGCAGATCGCCGTGATGGGCGCGAAGGGCGCGGTCGAGATCATCTTCCGGAGCGAGATCGGTGATCCGGAGAAGATCGCGGCGCGCACCGGCGAGTACGAGGACCGGTTCCTCTCACCCTTCGTCGCGGCCGAGCGCGGCTATATCGACGAGGTGATCATGCCGCACTCGACCCGTCGCCGGATCGCCAAGGCCCTCGGCATGCTCCGCACCAAGAAGATGGAGCAGCCCTGGAAGAAGCACGACAACATCCCGCTCTGAGGCGGGCGCCCGGGCCGGCGGCTGTGGCCGCCGGCCTCAGCTCCGGTTGCTGTTCTCGATCACCGCGCACAGCGTCAGCGGACCCTTGTCGGGCGACACCATCGCCGAACAGGTGACCCGGGCACCGCCGAGGTCGACGTTGCTGTGCCGGAGCTTCGTGGCCGTCGCGTGGGCACGATGCGCGGCTTCGGTGATCACGGCGGCGTCGATGCCGGTCACCGCGTGCCCGGCGTGCCCGAACAGGTCGTAGTAGCGGTCCGGCGGGTTGGCGCCGCGAAACTGCGCGCCCACCGAGGACAGGTCCGGCCCGCCACAGGCCAGCGTCAGGGTCATGTCCGGACCGGCGGTGAAGCTGGCATAATCGCTCCGGCGCTCGGCCGTCTTGGCCTCCGTCTCGGCCGTGACCTTGTCGACCAGCGCGTCGCAGGATTGTGCCCGAGCGGCGCCGGCGCCGGCCGAGAGGGCGGTGAAGACGATGAGAGGCAGGAGCGCGCGCATGCCCGCGAGGTAGCGCGGCGATCCGGAAAGGCGAGCGGCGCGGCGTTCCGGCGCGCCTGGCCCCGCTCCGATCCGGATCAGGCGGATTCGCCCCGCCTCTGGACCAGGACGGGTCCCTCTCCGACGAGGAGGCGCCGCTTGAGGCGGGCGATGCCCTCGCGCTGCAACTCGCTGGGCGGGGAATGCGCGCCGGCCACCTGGGTCAGCATCGCGATCAGCTCGCCCCGCTCGGCCGGCGTCAGCGCGTCGCGCAGCAGCGGCGCCAGGGCGTCGGCGACCTGCGAGAACGGTAGCCGTGCCTGCGTATAGCCCCAGGCCCGTTCGAAGGTCGCGGAGATCCGATCCACCGCCAGCGGCGTCTCCATGTATTCGAGGATCCGTGTCTTCTCGCTGGCGGTCAGGGGGCTGCCCGTTCGGACCAGCTGGATCATCAGGATGACCGCCGCCAGGCGCGGGTCGCGGACGCGCTGCAACGGCGTCCCCACGAGGTTCTCGAAGGTCGAGACCGCGCGGCGCTGGAGGCCCTTCGTGTCCCGGTTGACCTCCTGCAGGCCCTTCACGGTCCCGTGCGTCCGTAAGATCCAGAACAGTCCCGCAACGATGATCCCGATGAGGCCGAGCAGGATCGGCATGGGCGTCCCCAGATCGAATCGACGCGGGACGGTCTCACGGGCATCTCGGCGTGTCAAACCAGCGTCAATGCCTGACGATTACCGGAATGCATCGCGGATATGTGGACACAGGAAAAGAATTCATTGCGCGCGACCGAGGTGTACTTCACTGATACATGGGTCAACAGTGAAGTTCGTTGCGCCCGCCGCTCAGCTGGCCGCCGCGGACGTGTCCGCCTTGCCGAGTTCGAGGAGAACGATCTCCGGCGGAACGCCCATCCGGACGGGGATGCGGCTCATCCCGAAGCCGCCCGAGACGATCATGTGGCGGCCGTCCTGGACGACGTGGCCGTAGGAATAGTCGTGCCCGCGCACCTTGCGGATGGCGGGCGCGTGGCCGAACAGGCGGACCTGGCCGCCGTGAGTGTGGCCGGCGAGGGTCAGCGACACGCGGTCGGGCACCGAGACGAAGATGTCGGGCTCGTGGGCCATCAGGATCACGGGCGCCGAGTCCGTGACCGCCTGCAAGGTTCGCGGCAGGTCCGCGAAGCTGAAGGTGCTCCACGCGTTCAAGAACGGCTGCTGGTCGCCGAGCCCGGCCAGCCAGAACGGCCGCCCGTCCTTCACGAGGCGCACGGCCTGATTCTCCAGCACCGGAATGCCCTGCGCCTCCAGCAGGCGCCGGACCGCCGGCACGCCGCGGCCGGCCCGCTGGACCGCGTGGTCGTCCCACCAATCGTGGTTGCCGAGGATCGCGTGCGTGCCGAGGGGCGCCTTGAGCTCGGTCATCATCCGGGCGAACTGATCGAGCGGCAGCTTGCGCCACGCGATGCGCCCGGCCGGGTAGTCGCCGAGCAGCAGGACCAGATCCGGCTCGAGGGCGTTGGTGGCCGCGACGATCTCCGCCACCCGGTCGAACCGCATGTACGGCTCGCAGATGTGAAAATCCGCCAGCACCGCCACCCGCAGGCGCAGCGCCGGATCCCAGCGCGGCAGGGTCGGCGCGTAGGACGTCACCACCAGCCGGTGCAGCGGCTCGACGTCGAAGGCGTAGACGCCCGTCGCGGCGGTCAGGCCGGCCCCCACGCCGAGCCCACCCAGGAACTGCCGTCGGCTCGGCATGATCAGCATCGCGATACGACCTGTTGACTCGATAATTCGCCGTGTCCCGCTAGGCGCGCAGTCCGGCGAAAGCGGGGCGCGACCGACTGAACGGCCGCGGGACCCTGGCCCGAAACCGGTTGACGGAATGTGGCCTGCCGCCGCGCTCGGTCTATAAGGCGGTGTCTCGTCCAGCGAAGTGATCCGGAACCAGATGTTGAACCGCCCCCTGCGCATCGGCACCCGCGGCTCTCCGATGGCGCTCGCGCAGACCGGGATGGTGCGTGACCGGATCGTGGCGGCCAATCCGGGCTTGGAGACCGAGCTGGTGGTCGTGACCACCGTGGCCGACAAGATCCTGGACCGGCCCCTGTCCGAGATCGGCGGCAAGGGCCTGTTCACCAAGGAGTTGGAGCAGGCCCTGTTCGCCGGCGAGGTCGACGTCGCCGTGCATTCCATGAAGGACGTGGAGACCTGGCTCCCCGACGGCCTCACCATCGCCTGCATCCTCGAGCGCGACGACCCGCGAGACGCCTTCCTGTCGCCGCACGCCGACGGCCTGGCGGGGCTGGCGGCGGGCGCGCGGGTCGGGACCTCGTCGCTCCGCCGCGGCGCGCAGGTCCTGATGCGGCGGCCCGATCTCCGGGTCGTGCCGCTGCGGGGCAACGCCAACACGCGGATGCGCAAGCTCGAGGCCGGTGAGTGCGACGCGACGCTCCTCGCCCTGGCGGGCCTGCAGCGCCTCGGCCTGGAAAGCATGGCGCGCAGCGTCCTCTCGGTCGAGGAGATGCTGCCGGCCGTGGCGCAGGGTGCCCTGGGGATCGAGTGTCGCGCGGACGACGCCGTGATCCGCGACCTCCTGGCGCCGATCGCGTGCGAGCGGACCACCGTCGCGGTCTCGGCCGAGCGGGCGCTGCTCGCGGAACTCGACGGGTCCTGCCGGACCCCCATCGCGGCCCTCGCGCAGATCGACGGGGATAGCCTGCGGATCGACGGGCTCTTGTTCCTGCCCGACGGCAGCCGCCACTGGGCCGCGTCCCGGCAGGGGCTCGTCGCGGAGGCAGAGCGCATCGGCCGCGAGGCGGGGGCCGCGCTCAAGGCGGCGGCCGGCGACACCTACACCCGCCACCTCCAGTGAGATCCGGCCGATGCCGCCCGTGACCCTGGTCGACGTCTTCACGCACGCGGGCGCGGGCGGCAATCCCTGCCCCGTCGTGACCGACGCGCGGGACCTCGACGCGTCCGCCATGCGCGACGTCGCGCGGCGCTACGGCCACGAATCGGGCTTCGCGCTGCCGGCGGAGGATGCCGCCCATGATCTGCGCCTGCGCTTCTTCGTGCCGAACCACGAGATGGAGATGTGTGCCCACGCCACCATCGGCGTCCTGTGGGTGCTCGCTCGCGAGGGGCGGCTTCCGGAAGCGTCGGTCCGGATCGCGACCGGCAGCGGCTCCGTGACGGGGTTCGTGAGCTCGCGCGGCGCGGATGTCTGGAGCGTCGCGATCACGCAGCCGGTCGGCCGCGTGCGGCCGCTGACGGACGAGCAGAGCGCCGACGTCCAGGCGGCGCTCGGGTCCGGGCGCGACGCCCTCGCCGCGCGGCCGGTCCACAACGCCGTGACCTCGCGGGTCAAAACGCTCGTGCCGATGCGCGATGCGGCCGCACTCAACGCCCTCGCGCCCGCGAGCGACGCCGTCGAGGCCGCCTGCGCGCGGATCGGCTCGACCGGGCTGTATCCCTACGCCGTGCTCGACGGGCCGGCCCGGCTGTTCGAGGCACGGCAATTCCCCCGCGCCTCCGGCTATCCCGAGGATGCCGCCACGGGCATCGCTGCCGCGGCCCTGGCCTTCGGGCTGCTGCAGGACGGCCTCATCGAGCCGGACGACCGTCCGATCCGGATCCTGCAGGGCCGGGTCATGGGCCGCCTGTCCGAGATCCGGGTGCGGCTCGGCTTCGCGAACGGGCGCCCGGTCGGGTGTCTGCTGGAGGGCGACGTCGCTCTCGACAGGTCCGGCCACTAGGACGGGGACGACTCGCGCCCGTCTACGGAAGGTCGGAGGGCTCGACGACGTAGCACATCATCGACGTCCGCGAGGCGGCGACGCCGCCGGACGTGAGCCGGCGCAACATCATCAACGTCGAGGCGCCCTGGGCCTCGTGGAAGGCCTAATCCGCCCGTGCCTGGCGCGGTATCCGGCCGGAAAGGGCGAGATCGCGGTGGATGAGCGCGGCCGGATCGCGGGGAGGTTTGCGTCGAGCCGTCACACCTTGGAGGGGCCGGCGTCCGTCGCGGTCGATTCGATCCGCTTCGCCGTCCAGATCGCGGCGGATGCTGGAGCGGACCGCGATTTGCTGCCAGACCCCGACGCCCAGCGCGGGGGCGAAGACGAGGCCGATATCGTGGGCGGCGAACGCTCGGCCGCTCACCCGGGAGCCTCCGCCGCGCCGATCAGGACGATGCGGAGCGGCCGAACGCCTCGCGCTCGCGCATCCGCTCGATCAGGTCGAGGACGTGCACGACGCGGCCGCTGACGTCGTACCAGGGCCGCAGCGGCGTTCGCCCGCGCATCGGCAGGAACGGCTGGGCCGTTACCGCCTCGATCAGGAACGCCGTCTCGGGAAGCGGCGGCGCGCCGAGGCCGGCCGCGTCCGCGGGCGTGCGGAGCGCGCGGGCGATCAGCGCGAGCTTCCGCCCCGTCGTGACGCGGGCGCGGTGGCGAACCGAATCGTAGCCTTGCGCCGCCACGACCTTGCCGATCTCGGCATAGATCAGCCCCGCCGCCCGGATCGAGGGCCGGCAGCCGCTGGGCAGCACCGCGATCCCGGCCTCCGCGCGGGCGTAGAGGTTGTCCGCCTCGGCGAGGAGACGGGCCACGGTGCCGGCCAGCGCCGGGCTCGGCCGCGGATCGGCGAGGAAGGCGTCCGGATCGAGTCCGGCCTCCCGCATCCAGTCCAGCGGCAGGTAGAGGCGGCCCATCCGCGCGTCCTCGCCGACGTCGCGGGCGATGTTGGTGAGCTGCATCGCTGCGCCGAGATCGCAGGCGCGGGCGAGCGCGTCGGGATCGCGGGTGCCCATGATCAGGGCCATCATCGCCCCGACCGAGCCCGCCACCCGGGCGGCGTAAGCGTTGAGCGCCCCGAGATCGGCGTAGCGCCGGCCCTCGGCATCCCACGCGAAGCCTTCGATCAGCGCGCGCGGAAGCGCTTCCGGGATCGCGTGGGCCGTGACGATCTCCGCGAAGGCGCGGTCAGCCGGGGCGTCGGCGGGGCGGCCGGCATAGGCTTGGCCGATCCTGCTCTCGAGCCGCGCGACGGCGCTGCGCCTCTCGGCCGGGCTCGCCGCATCGTCGACGAGGTCGTCCGACAGCCGGCAGAAGGCGTAGAGGCCGTAGGCCGCCTCGCGCATATCCGCCGGCAGCAATCGGCCGGCCGCGAAGAAGCTCTTCGAGCCGGCCCGGATCGCCATCCGGCAGGCGGTCCGGTCGGCTGCGGCGGCGAATTCAGGCGGTAACGCGGGCATCGGGGACCACGCTGTCGAGGATGCGGGCGGAGGAGAGCACCCCGGGGAGGCCCGCACCCGGATGCGTGCCGGCCCCGACGAGGTAGAGATTGCGGACCGCGCTCGACCGGTTGTGCGGACGGAACCAGGCCGATTGCGTCAGCACCGGCTCCAAGCCGAAGCCCGATCCGCGGTAGCTCAGGAAGTCGTCCTGGAAATCCAGCGGCGTCGTCACCTTCGAGGTCACGATGGCCTCCGACAGGCCGGGCATCACGCTCGCCTCCAGCATCGCGGCGATCCGGCGCCGATACGGTTCGGCGAGGGTCTGCCAATCCTGGCCGCCGGCGAGGTTGGGAACCGGGGCCAGCACGTAGAAGGCGTCGCATCCCGGCGGGGCGAGGCTCGGATCGGTCGCGGTCGGCCGGTGCAGGTACAGGCTCGCATCCTCGGCCAGCACCTTGCGATCGAAGATGTCCGCGAGCAGGCCGCGGTATCGCGGCCCGAGCAGGATCGTGTGGTGATCCACCTCCGGGTAGCGCCGCGCGGTGCCGAAGTACCAGACGAACAGCCCCATCGACGAGCGGGCGCGCTGGAACCGCCCCGGGCTCCAGCGCTGCGCCTCCGGCAGCAGACGCGCGTGCGTCACGGCCGAGTCGGCGTTGGACACCACCACGTCGGCGGCGATCGTCTCGCCGCTCGTCAGGTCCACGCCCGTCGCCGCCCCCTCCTCCACCCGGATGCGCGCGACCTCGACGCCGAGGCGCAGGCGACCGCCCTGCGACCGGATCAGCCGCACCAGACCGTCGACCAGCTGGCCGGTACCGCCCATGGCGAAGTGGACGCCCCAGCGCCGCTCGAGGTCGGCGATCAGGCAGTAGATGGCGCTGGCCCGGAACGGGTTTCCCCCGATCAGGAGCGGATGGAAGCTGAACACCGTCCGCAGCCGCTCGTCGCGGATGAAGCGCGCCACCACGTCGTGTACCGAGCGGTGGCCCGAGAGGCGGAGCAGGTCCGGCGCGATCTTCAGCATCGCGCCGACGCTGCCGAAGGGCACGTGACCGAGCTGCTCGAACCCGATCCGGCACACGGCGCGGCTGTGCGCCATGAAGCGCTCGTAGCCCGCAACATCATCGGGCGCGAAGCGCGCCACCTCGGCGCGCATCCGGTCCACGTCGCCGCTGTAGGCGAAGGACGTCCCGTCGGCGAAGCGGATCCGGTAGAACGGATCCATCGGAACTAGCGTCACGTCGTCGGCGAGCCTGCGACCGGCGAGATGCCAGAGTTCCTCGAACAGCTGCGGCGCGGTGACGATGGTTGGACCGGCGTCGAAGGTGAAGCCGTCCTGCCGGTGGACGCGGGCGCGTCCCCCCGGCTGCGCGAGGCGCTCGAGCACGGTCACGCGGTAGCCGCGGGCGCCCAGCCGGACCGCCGCGGCGAGACCGCCGAAGCCCGAGCCGACCACGACGGCGTGCGGGCGCCGATCGATCTCTTGCGCAACCCGGTGGTCGACCGCGAGTGTCAGCATCAGTTGACACTATCGCGGTCCTTTCCCGGCGCGCAAGGCCGGAAACGTGCGCGGCCTATCGGTGCGCAGACCGTTCAGAACTCGCCCGCGAGACCGGCGCGAACGCCGACAGCGTTGTCGCCGCCGTAGGCCACGCCCGCGGTCACGGCGATCGGGACGCAGCAGGTCGGCAACCGGTGCGCCACCGCGAGGCCACCGGCCCATTCGCCCCGGTAGGTCGCGCCGTTGGTGGCCCATGTCGTCTTGCCGGGCGCCGACGGCATGGGTGCGGTCGCCATCGCGATCGCCATGGCGACGCCCTGCCGGGCCTCCTTGCGGGTCTGGATCGCGTAGCGCTGGACCGAGTCGGTCTTGGCTTCCAGGTTGTTGACCTGCGCCTGCACCGAGTCGATCCGGTTGCCGAGGCCGGCGATCGTCGAGGGTCCGTAGGCCGAGGCCGCGAGGTTGCCGTTCGCGTCCGTGGTCACGAAGGCCGTCGCTCCGCTCTGCGCGGCGGCGCTCGCCTGCGAGGCAATGCCGGCCAGCCTGTAGGTGTTGGCGGAATTGCCGATCGCCACTTGATTGGCCTGGGTCGTCTTCACATTGGCGCCGATGGCGATCGTGTTGGCCTGATTGGCGGCCGCCCCGTTGCCGAGCGCCACGCTGTTGTTGCCGGCCGCCGAGGCGGCCGCACCGACGGCGGTCGAGCCGGTTCCGGTCGCGCCGGCGACGAAGCCCAGGGCGGTGCTCCCGGCCCCGGACGCCGCGGACGCCGTGCCGATCGCCGTTCCGCCGAGCCCCTGGGCGCTCGCCGCGTAGCCGAGGGCGACGCTGCCGGTGTTGGCCGCGCTGGCGCCGGTGCCGACGGCTGTCGAGGCGGTCCCGGCCGCGCTCGAACCGTAGCCCACAGCCAGCGCGTCGCTGCCGACGGCGATCGGCGCGGCCTGGTTGCTGGTGTTGTTGGCGGCGACGCCCGTGACGCTGGTGAGCTGCGAGAGCCTGAGCTCGTTGATGACAGTCTGGCCTTGGGACTGCGTCACGTTGCCGGTGATGATGTAGATGCCCTGATTGGAGCCGCCTCCGGTTCCCCCACCACCGGTTCCCCCACCACCAGTTCCGCCTCCGCCAGTCCCACCACCGCCGCCGCAGGTGCCGCAGCCTCCGGTCCCGGTCCCGCCCGCGGTTCCCAGAGTGAGCCCGGTGCCGAGCAGCCCGTCTCCCGGACCGGTCGTGCCGACGAGCACGCCGGTCCCGAGCACGCCCCCGCCGGTGGTCCCGACGTTGAGCCCCGTTCCGAGGACTCCGCTTCCGGGAGCGGTGGTGCCCACCGTCACGCCGGTGCCGAGAACGCTGCCGCCGGTCGTGGTCCCGACATTGAGGCCGGTCCCGAGGACCCCGCTACCCGGGCTGCTCGTGCCAATGGTCAGCCCGGTGCCGAGAATGCCATTCGTGGTTGTATCGAGCGTGCCGCGGAGGAGCTGTGCCCGGGCGGGCGTCGCCAGGGCCGTGCAGAGGAGGAGGCCGGCCGCGATCGGGATCGCGCGGGCGGCGCCCGGACGGATGGCAGAGAGCATCGCAGTCCGCGGCACAGCCGGGACGACGGTCAAGGGACGCATCTGGAACTCCATTGCTGCGCGGCCGGGGGCGTTTCCGAACCGGCCCTGCCATCCGCTGGTCGGTGAGCAGGAACAAGATGCAGCTTCTGGTAGAATGATTAACGCTAACTTTCGGTTGTATTTGGATCCGTCGTTTCCCGTACAGTGACGCTGTCCGCGAGCGCCCGCGCGGGCGCCGCGGCCCGCCTCAGAAAACGCGTGTTTGCGCGGCGATATCGCGCCGCAAAGGGGCTATAGGGGCTTGGAATTCCGAGCTTTCGGCAGGGAACGGTTGCGTGATGGACGGTCGAGGTCAGACCATTTTCGTGGCGGGCCATCGGGGGATGGTGGGCTCGGCGATCGTGCGTCGCCTGCGTGAGCTCGGTCACGAGCGGATCCTCACGGCCGACCGCCGGACCCTCGACCTTCTGGATCAGGCGGCGGTCCGGCGCTTCTTCGCCGAGAACCGCATCGATCAGGTCTACCTCGCCGCCGCCCGCGTCGGCGGCATCCACGCCAACAACACCTACCCGGCCGAGTTCATCCACGAGAACCTGCTGATCCAGTCGAACCTGATCGACGCCGCGCACACGCACGATGTCGACCGGCTGCTGTTCCTCGGCTCGTCCTGCATCTACCCGAAGCTCGCCCCGCAGCCGATGCGCGAGGACGCCCTGCTGACCGGGCTGCTCGAGCCGACCAACGAGCCCTACGCGATCGCCAAGATCGCGGGGATCAAGATGTGCG from Methylobacterium radiotolerans JCM 2831 includes the following:
- a CDS encoding acyl-CoA carboxylase subunit beta — protein: MKDILDKLEERRAQARLGGGEKRVEAQHKRGKLTARERIELLLDHGSFEEFDMFVQHRSTDFGMEKQKIPGDGVVTGWGTINGRTVFLFSKDFTVFGGSLSEAHAQKIVKVQDMALKMRAPIIGIFDAGGARIQEGVAALGGYGEVFRRNVMASGVIPQISVIMGPCAGGDVYSPAMTDFIFMVRDTSYMFVTGPDVVKTVTNEVVTAEELGGAKVHTTKSSIADGSFENDVEAILQIRRLLDFLPANNIDGVPELESFDDVSRIDASLDTLIPDNPNKPYDMGELIRRVVDEGDFFEIQSAYARNIITGFGRIEGRTVGFVANQPLVLAGVLDSDASRKAARFVRYCDAFGIPIVTFVDVPGFLPGTAQEYGGLIKHGAKLLFAYSQATVPLVTIITRKAFGGAYDVMASKHVGADVNYAWPTAQIAVMGAKGAVEIIFRSEIGDPEKIAARTGEYEDRFLSPFVAAERGYIDEVIMPHSTRRRIAKALGMLRTKKMEQPWKKHDNIPL
- a CDS encoding TerB family tellurite resistance protein codes for the protein MPILLGLIGIIVAGLFWILRTHGTVKGLQEVNRDTKGLQRRAVSTFENLVGTPLQRVRDPRLAAVILMIQLVRTGSPLTASEKTRILEYMETPLAVDRISATFERAWGYTQARLPFSQVADALAPLLRDALTPAERGELIAMLTQVAGAHSPPSELQREGIARLKRRLLVGEGPVLVQRRGESA
- a CDS encoding metallophosphoesterase produces the protein MLIMPSRRQFLGGLGVGAGLTAATGVYAFDVEPLHRLVVTSYAPTLPRWDPALRLRVAVLADFHICEPYMRFDRVAEIVAATNALEPDLVLLLGDYPAGRIAWRKLPLDQFARMMTELKAPLGTHAILGNHDWWDDHAVQRAGRGVPAVRRLLEAQGIPVLENQAVRLVKDGRPFWLAGLGDQQPFLNAWSTFSFADLPRTLQAVTDSAPVILMAHEPDIFVSVPDRVSLTLAGHTHGGQVRLFGHAPAIRKVRGHDYSYGHVVQDGRHMIVSGGFGMSRIPVRMGVPPEIVLLELGKADTSAAAS
- the hemC gene encoding hydroxymethylbilane synthase, which gives rise to MLNRPLRIGTRGSPMALAQTGMVRDRIVAANPGLETELVVVTTVADKILDRPLSEIGGKGLFTKELEQALFAGEVDVAVHSMKDVETWLPDGLTIACILERDDPRDAFLSPHADGLAGLAAGARVGTSSLRRGAQVLMRRPDLRVVPLRGNANTRMRKLEAGECDATLLALAGLQRLGLESMARSVLSVEEMLPAVAQGALGIECRADDAVIRDLLAPIACERTTVAVSAERALLAELDGSCRTPIAALAQIDGDSLRIDGLLFLPDGSRHWAASRQGLVAEAERIGREAGAALKAAAGDTYTRHLQ
- a CDS encoding PhzF family phenazine biosynthesis protein encodes the protein MPPVTLVDVFTHAGAGGNPCPVVTDARDLDASAMRDVARRYGHESGFALPAEDAAHDLRLRFFVPNHEMEMCAHATIGVLWVLAREGRLPEASVRIATGSGSVTGFVSSRGADVWSVAITQPVGRVRPLTDEQSADVQAALGSGRDALAARPVHNAVTSRVKTLVPMRDAAALNALAPASDAVEAACARIGSTGLYPYAVLDGPARLFEARQFPRASGYPEDAATGIAAAALAFGLLQDGLIEPDDRPIRILQGRVMGRLSEIRVRLGFANGRPVGCLLEGDVALDRSGH
- a CDS encoding phytoene/squalene synthase family protein translates to MPALPPEFAAAADRTACRMAIRAGSKSFFAAGRLLPADMREAAYGLYAFCRLSDDLVDDAASPAERRSAVARLESRIGQAYAGRPADAPADRAFAEIVTAHAIPEALPRALIEGFAWDAEGRRYADLGALNAYAARVAGSVGAMMALIMGTRDPDALARACDLGAAMQLTNIARDVGEDARMGRLYLPLDWMREAGLDPDAFLADPRPSPALAGTVARLLAEADNLYARAEAGIAVLPSGCRPSIRAAGLIYAEIGKVVAAQGYDSVRHRARVTTGRKLALIARALRTPADAAGLGAPPLPETAFLIEAVTAQPFLPMRGRTPLRPWYDVSGRVVHVLDLIERMREREAFGRSASS
- a CDS encoding phytoene desaturase produces the protein MLTLAVDHRVAQEIDRRPHAVVVGSGFGGLAAAVRLGARGYRVTVLERLAQPGGRARVHRQDGFTFDAGPTIVTAPQLFEELWHLAGRRLADDVTLVPMDPFYRIRFADGTSFAYSGDVDRMRAEVARFAPDDVAGYERFMAHSRAVCRIGFEQLGHVPFGSVGAMLKIAPDLLRLSGHRSVHDVVARFIRDERLRTVFSFHPLLIGGNPFRASAIYCLIADLERRWGVHFAMGGTGQLVDGLVRLIRSQGGRLRLGVEVARIRVEEGAATGVDLTSGETIAADVVVSNADSAVTHARLLPEAQRWSPGRFQRARSSMGLFVWYFGTARRYPEVDHHTILLGPRYRGLLADIFDRKVLAEDASLYLHRPTATDPSLAPPGCDAFYVLAPVPNLAGGQDWQTLAEPYRRRIAAMLEASVMPGLSEAIVTSKVTTPLDFQDDFLSYRGSGFGLEPVLTQSAWFRPHNRSSAVRNLYLVGAGTHPGAGLPGVLSSARILDSVVPDARVTA